The following are encoded in a window of Thunnus albacares chromosome 9, fThuAlb1.1, whole genome shotgun sequence genomic DNA:
- the dnajc6 gene encoding putative tyrosine-protein phosphatase auxilin isoform X4: MDSSGPLSPDMDASYGGGLLDMMKGGAGKFFSNFKDNLKDTLKDTSTKVMHQVATYTKGELDIAYITSRIIVMTYPAESVQIGYQNHVEDIRSFLDSRHADHYTVFNLSQRNYRGAKFSNRVSECNWPSRQAPSLHNLFAVCKNMHNWLKQNPKNVCVITCSDGRAPSGVLVCAMFCFCHLFNNPVPAMQLLSAKRPGSGLWPSHRRYIGYVCSMVSEKPSLPHSKPLMIKALTMSPVPCFNKQRSGCRPFCDVLIGETKIFTTSQEYERMREHRVQEGKVVFPLGVSVQGDVVVSVYHMRSTIGGRLQAKVSNTQIFQIQFHTGFIAPGTTMLKFNKPELDACDSPEKYPQLFHVIFDVEVEGVDKQKDLTPPWEQFPCKDLNPNVLFSCHQEHQDALAIAEPSRPHGGPDGRGHGEESEPSDDEMLSLSSQRSSASTAPQKPEPPAPTPAASAPAEEVDLLGLDGGINTPCPSSQPLSTAAATTDLLGDLFGAPPQPTSGASSAQSTPHKVAPSTASPCPSPAPPAFDPFGTGPMPKPQDMMGSLLGPGNVGQPDPFLHAARSPSPTLQPTSLGRSSPVPPTTPTVNIQQQNAMGGWDWNRTATTNTGGSFGIGSRSATTSPTGSVHSTPTHQTKPNTLDPFADIGNLGGSLGGGSGFSSKPTTPTGTTPSFPPMGSPSRPPPSPQHTGGWQPHTGAGFPSWQPGAGGGGGWQGQGPIPQPKPSPSHTSMPHTSPQNRPNYNVSFSAMGGGSPSAGVKAQGGMGTKPKASDANFDDLLSGQGFAGTKEKKGPRTIAEMRKEEMAKEMDPEKIKILDWIEGKERNIRALLSTMHTVLWEGETRWKPVGMADLVTPEQVKKVYRKAVLVVHPDKATGQPYEQYAKMIFMELNDAWSEFESQGQKPLY, encoded by the exons GTATACTAAAGGGGAGCTGGACATTGCCTACATCACATCACGGATCATAG tgatgACCTACCCAGCAGAGTCCGTGCAGATTGGCTACCAGAACCACGTAGAGGACATCCGATCCTTCCTTGACAGTCGCCATGCTGACCACTACACTGTCTTCAACCTATCACAGCGCAACTACCGCGGCGCCAAATTCTCCAACAGG GTTTCAGAGTGTAACTGGCCTTCTCGCCAGGCTCCCAGCCTCCACAACCTGTTTGCTGTGTGCAAGAACATGCACAACTGGCTCAAACAGAATCCCAAGAACGTGTGTGTCATCACCTGCTCG GATGGTCGTGCTCCTTCGGGTGTTTTGGTTTGTGCCATGTTCTGCTTCTGCCACCTCTTCAACAACCCAGTTCCTGCCATGCAGCTGCTCAGCGCCAAGAGACCAGGTTCTGGCCTCTGGCCCTCACACCGCAG GTACATAGGCTATGTGTGTAGCATGGTATCAGAGAAGCCCAGTCTACCCCACTCCAAGCCCTTGATGATCAAGGCCCTCACCATGAGTCCGGTCCCCTGCTTCAACAAGCAGCGTAGCGGCTGTCGGCCCTTCTGCGACGTCCTCATTGGAGAGACCAAGATCTTCACCACTTCACAGGAGTACGAGAGGATGAG AGAGCACAGGGTTCAAGAGGGGAAGGTAGTTTTTCCGCTGGGTGTAAGCGTCCAAGGTGATGTCGTAGTGTCTGTCTACCACATGAGGTCAACCATCGGAGGACGTCTGCAGGCAAAG GTGTCCAACACCCAGATCTTCCAGATCCAGTTCCATACTGGCTTCATTGCTCCTGGAACCACCATGTTAAAGTTTAACAA ACCGGAGCTGGATGCATGTGATTCTCCTGAGAAGTATCCCCAGCTGTTCCATGTGATTTTTGACGTGGAGGTCGAGGGGGTGGACAAGCAGAAAGACCTGACACCGCCGTGGGAGCAGTTTCCCTGTAAAGACCTCAACCCCAACGTGCTCTTCTCTTGCCACCAGGAACATCAGGACGCACTCGCGATTGCCG AGCCAAGCAGGCCCCACGGAGGCCCAGACGGTAGGGGCCACGGTGAAGAAAGTGAGCCCTCAGATGACGAGATGCTATCTCTCTCCAGCCAGCGAAGCAGCGCCAGCACAGCCCCCCAGAAACCCGAACCCCCTGCCCCAACGCCTGCTGCCTCAGCGCCAGCTGAGGAAGTGGATCTTCTTGGCCTGGATGGAGGGATAAACACCCCATGTCCCTCGTCTCAGCCTCTGAGTACTGCAGCTGCAACTACTGACCTCTTAGGGGACTTGTTTGGGGCTCCTCCCCAGCCAACCAGTGGGGCTTCATCTGCCCAGTCCACACCACACAAAGTAGCCCCCAGCACCGCCTCACCATGTCCCTCTCCTGCCCCACCAG CGTTTGATCCCTTTGGGACAGGTCCCATGCCTAAGCCTCAGGACATGATGGGCTCACTCCTTGGACCAGGTAATGTGGGGCAGCCAGACCCCTTCCTGCATGCTGCTCGCTCTCCATCACCCACCCTGCAGCCTACCAGCCTGG GCCGGAGTTCCCCCGTCCCGCCCACCACTCCAACCGTCAACATTCAGCAGCAAAATGCCATGGGAGGCTGGGATTGGAACAGGACTGCTACCACAAACACAG GAGGAAGCTTTGGTATAGGCAGTCGATCAGCCACTACCAGCCCCACAGGCTCGGTCCACAGCACCCCCACGCATCAAACAAAGCCAAACACCCTGGACCCATTCGCTGACATAGGCAACCTGGGGGGAAGCCTTGGAG GAGGTTCTGGCTTCTCTAGCAAGCCCACCACCCCTACAGGAACTACCCCTTCATTTCCTCCCATGGGCTCCCCGTCGCGGCCTCCTCCATCTCCCCAGCACACAGGAGGATGGCAGCCGCACACAGGAGCAGGGTTCCCCTCATGGCAGCCTGGTGCTGGAGGCGGTGGAGGATGGCAAGGACAGGGCCCTATCCCGCAGCCAAAGCCCAGCCCCAGCCACACCTCCATGCCTCACACGTCGCCCCAGAACCGACCCAACTACAACGTCAGCTTCTCTGCAATGGGAGGAGGTTCGCCCAGCGCAGGGGTCAAAGCGCAGGGTGGCATGG GCACTAAGCCTAAGGCCTCGGATGCCAACTTTGATGACCTGCTGTCTGGTCAGGGCTTCGCTGGGACCAAAGAGAAGAAAGGGCCCAGGACTATAGCAGAGATGAGGAAGGAGGAGATGGCCAAAGAGATGGATCCTGAGAAAATAAAG ATTCTGGACTGGATCGAGGGGAAGGAGCGTAACATCCGTGCCCTGCTGTCCACTATGCATACTGTGCTGTGGGAGGGAGAGACACGCTGGAAGCCCGTTGGTATGGCTGACCTGGTTACTCCAGAACAGGTCAAGAAGGTCTACCGCAAAGCAGTCCTCGTCGTCCACCCAGATAAG GCGACAGGACAGCCCTATGAACAATATGCCAAGATGATTTTCATGGAACTAAATGACGCCTGGTCGGAATTTGAAAGCCAAGGACAAAAACCCCTCTACTGA